One window of Chryseobacterium indologenes genomic DNA carries:
- a CDS encoding peptide-N-glycosidase F-related protein: protein MYKRLFFSSIFIANLALSQTTMTNVISDAVYYDGYAATVSNPVPSGLTRLNNARYTRKLTDAELDSFKAKIAMRVTIAALCDNYDRLGEVFLAMVPKNQSTYTISDPNVKRIEIGRYITPFMNKNRTPSEVPYTYDISNLYSVFHDTALRNTYDFYMELDVFGVPYAAQTQVSGCSGRIDVFSGTLTFFSTDTGATPSDSNNLIPILSYNKLNNYNSTDVTGETVRIVTFNLPNPVTNARFFVISTPHGANSGGEEYIRRQNYTYIDDVQVLTYTPGGISCEPYRVYNTQGNGIYGSTPKTFADWTSWNNWCPGNSVPIREFTLPSLTAGNHTLKHTIPTAVFNQQQGDVMLSVYMQGKSNAVLNVKDIKTVDVNIYPNPTSDFVHIQSKTDVTSISLFNVEGRKLIETYNENKVNLSPYSTGIYFLNIVLKDGTTFKHKIIKK, encoded by the coding sequence CCCGTTCCCAGTGGCTTGACACGATTAAATAATGCCAGATACACGAGGAAACTTACTGATGCTGAACTAGATTCTTTCAAAGCCAAAATCGCGATGCGGGTAACAATAGCTGCATTGTGTGACAATTACGACCGCCTGGGAGAAGTCTTTTTAGCGATGGTTCCTAAAAATCAATCTACTTACACAATTAGTGATCCGAACGTCAAAAGAATTGAGATAGGAAGATACATCACACCGTTCATGAATAAAAACAGAACTCCGTCAGAGGTTCCTTATACTTATGATATCAGTAATCTTTACAGTGTTTTTCATGATACAGCGTTACGCAACACCTATGATTTCTATATGGAACTGGATGTTTTTGGTGTTCCATATGCAGCACAAACTCAGGTTTCCGGCTGTTCAGGGAGAATTGATGTTTTTTCCGGAACCCTTACTTTTTTCTCAACGGATACCGGAGCAACTCCTTCAGATTCCAACAATCTTATTCCCATATTAAGTTACAATAAACTCAATAACTATAACAGCACCGACGTTACAGGAGAAACCGTGAGAATTGTCACTTTCAATCTCCCAAACCCTGTGACTAACGCCCGTTTTTTTGTAATATCTACCCCTCATGGTGCCAACAGTGGCGGTGAAGAATACATCAGAAGACAAAACTATACTTATATAGATGATGTACAGGTACTCACTTACACTCCTGGAGGAATTTCATGTGAACCTTACAGGGTATATAACACCCAGGGAAACGGAATCTATGGATCTACTCCTAAAACTTTCGCAGACTGGACCTCATGGAATAACTGGTGTCCCGGAAATTCAGTTCCTATCAGAGAATTTACACTTCCAAGCTTAACGGCAGGCAATCACACTTTGAAACATACGATACCGACAGCTGTTTTCAACCAGCAGCAGGGAGATGTTATGTTATCAGTTTATATGCAGGGTAAAAGCAATGCAGTCTTAAATGTAAAAGATATCAAAACTGTAGACGTAAACATATATCCTAATCCTACTTCTGATTTTGTACACATACAATCAAAAACAGATGTAACCTCAATAAGTCTATTCAATGTAGAAGGAAGAAAACTTATAGAAACTTATAATGAGAACAAAGTAAATCTTTCCCCATACAGCACTGGAATTTATTTTTTAAATATTGTTCTAAAGGATGGAACCACATTTAAACATAAAATCATCAAAAAATAA
- a CDS encoding DinB family protein has translation MNYHFQAHRQVRKNLLDVLQNTSHEDLILIPDGFNNNMYWNIAHTVATQQLLHYYLSGNPFRIDKYWIETYKKGTLPNLNVQKSEVEDLEFLLTETSKILMKDYDSDFFSDYTPYTTSFGMDLKSIQDAIIFNNMHESLHYGYLMAQKRAILGEKY, from the coding sequence ATGAATTATCATTTTCAAGCGCACAGACAGGTAAGAAAGAACCTTTTAGACGTCCTTCAGAACACATCTCATGAAGATCTGATCCTGATTCCGGATGGTTTCAACAATAATATGTACTGGAATATTGCCCATACTGTTGCTACACAGCAGCTTTTGCATTATTACCTAAGCGGAAATCCTTTCCGTATTGACAAATATTGGATCGAAACTTACAAAAAAGGAACTTTACCGAATTTAAATGTTCAGAAGTCGGAAGTGGAAGATTTAGAATTTTTACTTACGGAAACTTCGAAGATTTTAATGAAGGATTATGACAGTGATTTCTTCTCAGACTACACTCCTTATACAACAAGTTTTGGGATGGATCTGAAAAGCATTCAGGATGCCATTATCTTCAACAATATGCATGAAAGCCTTCACTACGGATATTTGATGGCACAGAAAAGAGCAATTTTAGGAGAGAAGTATTAG